In Sinorhizobium sojae CCBAU 05684, a single window of DNA contains:
- a CDS encoding hydantoinase/oxoprolinase family protein → MKKIRVAVDVGGTFTDICIMDEDSGAIRIEKTSSTPDDPMVAILNGVEQGKIDLSEVSMFSHGTTVATNALITRRLPRTAMVCTEGFRDVVEIRRANKEDLWDTYKDVAKPYIPRRDRLTVRERVDAEGTVLEALNEKDARRVAEVLKKRHVKSIAVCFMNSYVNGANERRMRAILKEAMPDVPVSISSEVMPEIFEHERFSTTMANAVCAPVVVDYVSRLSEKLAAAGYERDLLLLHTGGGVMTPGSVKDFSARLAGSGIAAGAIASRFIGNLCGYPNSIGFDMGGTSTDVSLVFNGEPRITKDWYIEYGYPIRFPSIEVLTIGAGGGSLAWRDEGASLRNGPQSAGAYPGPACYKNGNVTATNTDANVVLGRLGTSLAGGKITLDPALAETAVRETVAKPFGMGLHEAAEAIIAVANANMANAVRLLSISRGYDPRDFALVAFGGAGALHGAAVARELSIPTVIVPPNPGVTSALGCLLVDVQHDFSESFMASAAATDPRDIEEAFLRMEKSAVERLAHEGVPEADMILQRSVEMMYQGQWRSLSVAAPARIDRISDLIEAFHSEHEREYNFRRDEAPVSIFRIAVKAIGTVPKAAIPEYEATSHLPEPTSRRKVWFDGKAYDADIYQRETLAAGAELSGPAIVEQFDATTVIPAGMSAVVDKFMNILIRTKG, encoded by the coding sequence ATGAAGAAGATCCGAGTTGCAGTCGATGTCGGCGGCACATTTACCGATATCTGCATCATGGACGAGGATAGCGGTGCCATCCGCATCGAAAAGACATCGTCCACTCCCGATGATCCGATGGTCGCGATCCTGAACGGGGTCGAGCAGGGGAAAATCGACCTCAGCGAAGTGTCGATGTTCTCGCACGGCACGACCGTGGCAACCAATGCATTGATCACGCGCCGCCTGCCGCGGACCGCCATGGTCTGCACCGAAGGGTTCCGGGACGTGGTGGAAATCCGCCGCGCCAACAAGGAGGACCTGTGGGACACCTACAAGGATGTCGCCAAGCCTTACATTCCGCGTCGCGATCGCCTGACGGTGCGGGAGCGCGTCGATGCCGAGGGAACCGTGCTCGAGGCGTTGAACGAGAAGGATGCCCGCCGCGTAGCGGAGGTCTTGAAAAAGCGGCACGTGAAGTCGATCGCCGTCTGCTTCATGAACTCCTATGTGAATGGCGCTAATGAAAGGCGGATGCGCGCAATTCTCAAGGAAGCGATGCCGGACGTGCCGGTGTCCATTTCCTCAGAGGTGATGCCGGAGATATTCGAACATGAGCGCTTTTCGACGACCATGGCCAATGCCGTCTGTGCCCCCGTCGTCGTCGACTACGTCTCCCGCCTGAGCGAGAAGTTGGCCGCAGCCGGATATGAGCGCGATCTTCTCCTGCTGCATACAGGAGGCGGCGTGATGACGCCCGGAAGCGTGAAGGACTTCTCGGCTCGCCTCGCCGGTTCGGGAATCGCCGCCGGGGCAATCGCCAGCCGCTTCATCGGGAACCTCTGCGGCTACCCGAATTCCATCGGCTTCGACATGGGAGGCACTTCGACCGACGTTTCTCTGGTCTTCAACGGCGAGCCGCGCATTACGAAGGACTGGTACATCGAGTACGGTTATCCGATCCGTTTTCCCTCCATCGAGGTTCTGACGATCGGTGCCGGCGGCGGTTCGCTGGCCTGGCGCGACGAGGGCGCTTCGCTCCGCAACGGCCCCCAGTCGGCGGGCGCTTATCCGGGGCCGGCCTGCTACAAGAACGGTAATGTGACCGCGACCAACACCGATGCCAACGTCGTGCTCGGACGGCTGGGGACCAGTCTCGCGGGCGGCAAGATCACCCTCGATCCGGCCTTGGCCGAAACCGCGGTCAGAGAGACGGTTGCAAAGCCTTTCGGCATGGGCCTGCACGAGGCAGCCGAAGCCATCATCGCCGTCGCCAATGCCAACATGGCCAATGCGGTGCGGCTGCTGTCGATCAGCCGCGGCTATGACCCGCGTGATTTCGCGCTGGTTGCCTTTGGCGGGGCAGGGGCGCTGCATGGCGCCGCGGTTGCCAGGGAACTCTCCATTCCGACGGTAATCGTACCCCCCAATCCGGGCGTCACCTCGGCACTCGGCTGCCTCCTCGTCGACGTCCAGCACGATTTCTCCGAAAGCTTCATGGCGAGCGCCGCGGCGACCGATCCCAGAGACATCGAGGAAGCCTTCCTGCGCATGGAGAAAAGTGCCGTCGAGCGCCTGGCGCATGAGGGCGTGCCCGAGGCCGACATGATCCTCCAGCGCAGTGTCGAGATGATGTACCAGGGACAGTGGCGCTCTCTATCGGTTGCGGCCCCGGCGCGGATCGATCGTATTTCCGATCTGATCGAGGCCTTCCACTCCGAGCACGAGCGTGAATACAACTTCCGCCGCGACGAGGCTCCGGTCTCGATCTTCCGGATCGCCGTGAAAGCCATCGGGACAGTGCCGAAGGCGGCCATCCCGGAGTACGAGGCCACCTCGCATCTCCCCGAGCCGACGAGCCGGCGAAAGGTCTGGTTCGATGGCAAGGCCTACGATGCCGACATCTATCAACGCGAAACCCTTGCCGCTGGCGCCGAACTGTCTGGACCGGCAATCGTCGAACAGTTCGACGCCACCACCGTCATTCCCGCCGGGATGAGTGCGGTCGTCGACAAGTTCATGAACATCCTGATCCGCACGAAAGGCTGA
- the torT gene encoding TMAO reductase system periplasmic protein TorT produces MKSNRGFTFLLTALLASSAQIAQAGDIWPFDVVSINGDKPQTVAYTGLEKAEKPWNICVLFPHMKDSYWIGVNYGIVDQARKLGVRATILEAGGYTEAAKQVSQYNDCLAKGVDAIIIGAISEAGLAKSVEEGKRKGVVQVGVINPLKSDLVDAKIFANYDDAAEAGAKFIVDMTVGQPMKMVHFPGPQGSGWAEASTEGVKRAIAGSSVELLEAKYGDTGKSEQLRLVEDVLQAHDEVNVIFGTAVTAEVAGQALESAGIEDAVVASYYSNEGIVDLIGSGKVTATVTESPVMEARIAVDLAVRILEGKEHYNHLSPTMTVVTSANIGDLDLTRTFAPADWSPVYSVE; encoded by the coding sequence ATGAAATCAAATCGGGGTTTTACCTTCCTTCTCACTGCCCTTCTTGCAAGCTCTGCCCAGATTGCGCAAGCGGGAGATATCTGGCCATTCGACGTGGTCAGCATCAATGGGGATAAGCCGCAAACGGTGGCGTATACCGGCTTGGAAAAGGCGGAAAAGCCATGGAATATTTGCGTGCTGTTTCCGCACATGAAGGACAGTTACTGGATCGGGGTCAACTACGGCATCGTTGACCAGGCCCGCAAACTGGGAGTTCGCGCCACGATCCTCGAGGCCGGCGGCTATACCGAGGCGGCCAAGCAGGTTTCACAATACAACGACTGCCTCGCTAAAGGGGTAGACGCTATCATCATCGGCGCGATCTCCGAAGCCGGTCTCGCCAAGAGCGTGGAGGAAGGAAAGCGGAAGGGCGTGGTACAGGTCGGTGTCATCAATCCGCTGAAAAGCGATTTGGTCGATGCCAAGATTTTCGCCAATTACGACGACGCGGCCGAGGCCGGCGCCAAATTCATCGTCGATATGACAGTTGGCCAGCCCATGAAGATGGTTCATTTCCCGGGGCCCCAGGGTTCCGGCTGGGCCGAAGCCTCGACTGAAGGCGTGAAACGCGCAATCGCCGGCTCCTCGGTGGAGCTCCTCGAGGCGAAATACGGAGATACGGGAAAAAGCGAGCAGCTCCGTCTCGTCGAAGACGTGCTGCAGGCCCATGACGAGGTGAATGTGATCTTCGGCACCGCCGTGACGGCCGAAGTGGCTGGCCAGGCGCTCGAGTCCGCCGGCATCGAGGATGCCGTCGTCGCCTCTTACTACTCCAACGAGGGGATCGTCGATCTGATCGGATCCGGCAAGGTGACTGCCACGGTTACGGAATCGCCCGTCATGGAGGCGCGCATCGCCGTCGATCTCGCCGTTCGTATTCTCGAAGGCAAGGAGCATTACAATCATCTCTCGCCGACGATGACCGTCGTTACATCCGCCAACATTGGTGACTTGGATTTGACACGCACATTCGCCCCGGCCGACTGGTCGCCGGTCTACTCGGTGGAATAA
- a CDS encoding helix-turn-helix domain-containing protein, whose translation MKYVVDSGGITNWGADAWQQAVTETYFPLDTEYRNRAEFSGSLETWSLGIVGLSKMRCDGILYRRHRRHFLNERDSSILITIPELNEVNFSQGSRTARCGVGGFLVERGDAPYEFWHGKANSLWVLKVSSASVRSRIGSAERIGALIFDATQGVASYFIDTVKTTVAHIDHIGEAAREAAGMHILDMLCLAIRSDERVLDSTVSPIRAAHLQRAEQYIRDHLKDAALRPQSVADACGISLRYLQRLFSDSDQSINSFIRDNRLNRCAEELAVTSSKRSVAEIAYRWGFADQSQFCKHYRARFGVTPTEARRQAVAAASAQD comes from the coding sequence ATGAAGTACGTCGTCGACAGTGGCGGGATCACCAATTGGGGTGCGGATGCCTGGCAGCAGGCTGTTACCGAAACCTACTTCCCGCTCGATACTGAATATCGCAATCGTGCCGAGTTCTCCGGCAGCCTCGAGACCTGGTCGCTCGGCATCGTGGGCCTGTCCAAGATGCGCTGTGACGGAATCCTCTACCGTCGCCATCGCCGCCATTTCCTGAATGAACGCGACAGCAGCATCCTGATCACGATCCCCGAGCTGAACGAGGTGAATTTTTCCCAAGGATCCCGCACGGCGAGATGCGGCGTTGGCGGCTTCCTAGTGGAGCGTGGCGATGCGCCTTACGAGTTCTGGCACGGCAAGGCGAACTCACTCTGGGTGCTCAAGGTTTCCTCGGCAAGCGTGCGCTCGCGCATCGGGTCGGCCGAACGCATCGGTGCGCTGATCTTCGACGCAACACAGGGCGTGGCGTCGTATTTCATCGATACCGTCAAGACGACAGTCGCCCACATCGACCATATCGGCGAGGCGGCACGCGAGGCTGCGGGAATGCATATCCTCGATATGCTCTGCCTTGCGATCCGCAGCGACGAGCGGGTTCTCGACAGTACGGTCTCTCCTATTCGGGCAGCGCATCTGCAGCGCGCGGAGCAATATATTCGTGACCATTTGAAGGATGCCGCCCTCAGACCGCAATCGGTCGCGGATGCTTGCGGAATCTCCCTGCGCTACCTGCAGCGGCTTTTTTCGGACAGCGATCAGTCGATCAACAGCTTCATCAGGGACAATCGCCTGAACCGCTGCGCTGAAGAACTCGCAGTAACCAGCAGCAAACGCTCGGTCGCGGAAATCGCCTATCGCTGGGGATTCGCCGACCAGTCCCAATTCTGCAAGCATTATCGGGCGCGTTTCGGCGTAACGCCGACCGAGGCGCGACGACAGGCCGTGGCGGCCGCCTCGGCGCAGGACTGA
- a CDS encoding ABC transporter permease has protein sequence MTSLALLGGRTAVRLGRSAGLPLMLIAACLMAALYEPRFLKAANLMNVLRNASFLTVISAGQMMVMIVGGFDISVGAVVALTSVSTAMALVFLADWGLAGVGLLVLGCLAGLIPALLLGLCNGLFVSLGRISPFMVTIGTMSIATGLAAYVTGGSPIYNLPPLFLEILGNGRLLAIPGVAFIAAAVVLALWYLQSQSRHGRYFYAVGGNEKAARQTGIDTRKYICAAYVIGALLAGVTGILLTARVGSGEATLGGNLMLQSISVAVIAGVSLKGGVGNVQNIVFSAVFLSVLSNAMSLARIDSKYHVIVIGLVVLIAVWVEARAATMETSDV, from the coding sequence ATGACAAGCCTTGCTTTGCTTGGAGGACGTACTGCCGTCCGACTGGGGCGGTCTGCCGGCTTGCCCCTGATGCTGATCGCGGCTTGTCTGATGGCAGCGCTGTACGAGCCGCGGTTTCTGAAAGCAGCCAATCTGATGAACGTGCTGCGCAACGCCTCTTTTCTGACCGTGATCTCTGCAGGCCAGATGATGGTGATGATCGTCGGCGGCTTCGACATTTCGGTCGGCGCGGTCGTCGCTCTCACGAGCGTCAGCACAGCAATGGCGCTGGTGTTCCTGGCTGACTGGGGGCTGGCCGGCGTCGGCTTGCTGGTCCTTGGATGTCTGGCCGGCCTGATCCCTGCCTTGCTGCTCGGGCTGTGCAACGGATTGTTTGTCAGCCTTGGGCGAATCTCCCCCTTCATGGTGACGATCGGTACGATGTCGATCGCCACCGGATTGGCTGCCTATGTCACCGGCGGCAGCCCGATCTACAACCTTCCCCCGTTGTTCCTAGAGATCCTCGGCAATGGGCGGCTCCTCGCAATTCCCGGCGTTGCCTTCATCGCGGCCGCAGTCGTGCTCGCGCTCTGGTACCTGCAGAGCCAATCCCGCCACGGGCGATATTTCTACGCGGTCGGCGGCAACGAGAAGGCCGCCCGCCAAACCGGCATCGACACCCGCAAATATATCTGCGCGGCCTATGTCATCGGCGCTCTGCTGGCCGGAGTGACCGGTATACTGCTGACGGCGAGAGTGGGATCGGGCGAGGCCACACTCGGGGGCAATCTGATGCTGCAGAGCATTTCGGTCGCCGTCATAGCCGGCGTCTCGCTCAAGGGCGGTGTCGGCAATGTGCAGAACATCGTTTTCAGTGCGGTGTTTCTTTCAGTCCTCAGCAATGCCATGAGCCTCGCCCGCATCGACAGCAAATATCATGTGATTGTGATCGGCCTGGTCGTGCTGATTGCCGTCTGGGTCGAGGCTCGCGCCGCCACCATGGAGACGTCCGATGTTTAA
- a CDS encoding biotin-dependent carboxyltransferase family protein, whose amino-acid sequence MAIKVLHHGLATTVQDLGRPGYFHLGIPVGGAMDRYAMRSANLLVGNDEGAAGLEAVFLGPKLEFAADALVAVTGADMPAKVDGVLQPGWTAFKVEAGQVLSFDFLKSGARICIAVSGGIDVPVALGSRSTYPIGALGGFKGRPIAAGDVLPVGEGSLASEGRTVAEELRRKPGTPAELRVLPGLYWHRLTEEAQENFFADEWRVASEADRMGYRFRGGRKLEFVERQQPFGAGSDPSNIVDSCYPYGSIQVPGGTEPIILHRDAVSGGGYFMVGTVISADMDLIGQLQPHTPTRFVKVTMEEALAARAEWAALLEILRRSLN is encoded by the coding sequence ATGGCCATTAAGGTGCTTCATCACGGCCTCGCGACCACCGTCCAGGATCTCGGCCGGCCCGGGTATTTCCATCTCGGCATTCCGGTCGGCGGCGCGATGGACCGCTACGCCATGCGATCGGCCAATCTCCTCGTAGGCAATGACGAAGGCGCCGCGGGTCTCGAAGCGGTCTTCCTTGGCCCCAAACTCGAGTTTGCCGCGGACGCGCTCGTTGCGGTGACCGGTGCCGACATGCCGGCAAAGGTCGATGGAGTCCTCCAGCCCGGCTGGACGGCCTTCAAGGTCGAGGCAGGACAGGTTTTGAGCTTCGACTTCCTCAAATCCGGCGCCCGCATCTGCATCGCCGTTTCCGGCGGCATCGACGTGCCGGTGGCGCTTGGCTCCCGCTCGACCTATCCGATTGGCGCTCTGGGCGGCTTCAAGGGACGGCCGATCGCGGCCGGAGACGTGCTCCCCGTTGGGGAAGGAAGCCTTGCCAGCGAAGGCCGGACCGTGGCCGAAGAGCTTCGCCGCAAGCCTGGTACGCCTGCCGAACTGAGAGTACTTCCGGGTCTTTATTGGCATAGGCTTACGGAGGAAGCCCAGGAGAACTTTTTCGCCGACGAATGGAGAGTCGCGTCCGAGGCCGACCGCATGGGCTATCGCTTTCGAGGCGGGCGCAAGCTCGAGTTTGTCGAGCGCCAACAGCCCTTCGGCGCGGGCTCCGATCCGTCGAACATCGTCGATAGCTGCTACCCTTATGGCTCCATCCAGGTGCCGGGCGGGACCGAGCCGATCATCCTGCACCGGGACGCAGTTTCGGGCGGCGGCTATTTCATGGTCGGCACGGTGATCTCCGCCGACATGGACCTGATCGGACAATTGCAGCCGCATACGCCTACCCGGTTCGTGAAGGTGACGATGGAGGAGGCGCTGGCCGCCCGCGCCGAATGGGCAGCCCTCCTCGAAATACTGCGACGAAGCCTGAACTGA
- a CDS encoding sugar ABC transporter ATP-binding protein, with product MPVLSLETTLPCEPGSQGKTARPLLQLHGICKSFGAFQALKDVTFDLRPGEVHVLFGENGAGKSTLIQILCGVQKFDSGRYELFGQDVAGLSPAEARRRGISVVFQEFSLIPEMTVEENLFLGHELTRNGRLAKSEMRKRVRAVLDRLGFDIPPAARVSGLRRAHQQMVEIAKALLLECRVLVLDEPTASLTDHEAGRLLAMVEQLRDEGLGIVYVSHRMAEIDRLADRITVLRDGRHIATLPRERASHGELIELMTGRTFEKFYPEIIRNVGPVLMRIEDLSLPRGLAKDVSFEIRGGEVLGLAGLAGCGKSEVIRAAFGLEQPTGGKIEVCGRTLHGNGPREAIAAGICYLPADRGREGLAMHQPIGANATMAALDVPEFSRRAFGLRLKAERAFTREIVDRLKIRTPDLNATPDQLSGGNKQKVMIARGMSRGFDIYLFDEPTVGVDVQAKLQIYDVIKSLAESGKAVVVASSELAEVLHLSHRLLVMREGAVVGSLEGTEATEDAVLSLFFDNTVANGKG from the coding sequence ATGCCGGTGTTGTCGCTTGAGACCACCTTGCCTTGCGAGCCGGGCTCGCAAGGCAAAACGGCGCGGCCGCTTCTGCAACTCCATGGAATATGCAAGTCCTTTGGCGCATTTCAGGCGCTGAAGGATGTGACCTTCGATCTGCGACCGGGCGAGGTGCACGTTCTGTTCGGAGAGAATGGCGCCGGGAAATCGACGCTGATCCAGATTCTCTGCGGCGTTCAGAAATTCGATTCCGGCCGGTACGAGCTCTTCGGCCAGGACGTTGCGGGCCTGTCGCCCGCCGAGGCGCGCCGGCGCGGTATCAGCGTCGTGTTTCAGGAATTCAGTCTCATTCCCGAAATGACGGTGGAGGAGAATCTCTTCCTCGGGCACGAGTTGACCCGCAACGGTCGGCTGGCCAAGTCCGAGATGCGCAAGCGGGTGCGCGCGGTGCTCGACCGTTTGGGCTTCGACATACCGCCGGCCGCGCGCGTGTCCGGCCTGCGGCGCGCCCATCAGCAGATGGTCGAGATCGCCAAAGCCTTGCTCCTCGAATGCCGCGTCCTCGTATTGGACGAACCCACGGCATCGCTGACCGATCACGAAGCAGGCCGGCTCCTGGCTATGGTCGAGCAGCTTCGCGACGAGGGGTTGGGCATCGTCTATGTCTCGCATCGCATGGCCGAGATCGACCGCCTCGCCGACCGGATCACGGTCCTCAGGGACGGTCGTCACATCGCCACCCTGCCGCGCGAACGCGCCTCGCATGGCGAACTCATCGAACTGATGACAGGACGAACCTTCGAAAAGTTCTACCCCGAGATCATCCGCAACGTCGGTCCCGTGCTCATGCGGATCGAAGACCTGTCGCTGCCGCGCGGCCTGGCGAAGGATGTGAGCTTCGAGATCCGCGGCGGTGAGGTGTTGGGGCTGGCCGGCCTCGCCGGCTGCGGCAAATCCGAAGTCATCCGCGCCGCCTTCGGCCTCGAGCAACCCACGGGCGGCAAGATCGAAGTCTGCGGCCGGACCCTGCACGGCAACGGCCCGCGCGAGGCGATTGCGGCGGGGATCTGTTATCTTCCGGCCGACCGCGGCCGCGAGGGCCTGGCGATGCACCAGCCGATCGGCGCCAACGCGACCATGGCGGCCCTCGATGTGCCAGAGTTCTCGCGCCGGGCGTTCGGCCTGCGCCTGAAGGCAGAGCGCGCCTTCACGCGCGAGATCGTCGACAGGTTGAAGATACGCACCCCCGACCTGAACGCCACGCCCGACCAGCTCTCAGGCGGCAACAAGCAGAAGGTCATGATCGCCCGCGGCATGTCGCGCGGTTTCGACATCTACCTGTTCGACGAACCCACTGTCGGCGTGGATGTCCAGGCGAAGTTGCAAATCTACGATGTGATCAAATCGCTCGCCGAAAGCGGCAAGGCCGTCGTCGTGGCCTCCTCCGAACTGGCGGAGGTGCTCCATCTGTCGCATCGGCTCCTGGTGATGCGCGAGGGTGCTGTCGTCGGGTCGCTGGAGGGCACAGAGGCCACTGAGGATGCGGTCCTGTCTCTGTTCTTCGACAACACAGTGGCCAACGGAAAGGGGTGA
- a CDS encoding ABC transporter permease yields the protein MFKSLQLTSIRPRDSLMQLALPAVIVSVFLGFGLVEPAMLSSGNIANVLKQGALFFFLAAAQLVVLITRGFDLSVGACVSLVSVAASMVMTAVTATAGPVTGVVAGVATGLLIGAAIGAINGTLVAYGRINPFVATLATMSIFGGLSTTISGGFPIFDLPRTFTFAFNEAWWLFLPAPVTIAVLVGLALHVVLSSTAPGRVLYLLGDSPAAAHAAGLKVRLHLCLAYVASGLLAALAGLLMTAQIGSGEPNLGTNLVLGSIAAAVVGGASLRGGRGTVLAPALGSLLVIGLSVGMNLLQINGQLQPVVVGAILILGAAFDMLRSRAR from the coding sequence ATGTTTAAGTCGTTGCAACTGACATCGATCCGGCCGCGGGACTCGCTCATGCAACTGGCGTTGCCGGCGGTCATCGTTTCGGTGTTCCTGGGGTTCGGGCTCGTGGAACCGGCGATGCTGTCGAGCGGCAATATCGCCAACGTGTTGAAGCAGGGCGCGCTCTTCTTTTTTCTTGCCGCAGCACAGCTCGTCGTGCTGATCACCCGGGGCTTCGACCTGTCGGTCGGCGCATGCGTCTCGCTCGTTTCCGTCGCGGCCTCGATGGTGATGACCGCCGTAACGGCGACGGCCGGGCCCGTTACCGGCGTAGTGGCGGGGGTCGCAACAGGCCTCCTGATCGGTGCCGCAATCGGCGCGATTAACGGGACGCTCGTTGCCTATGGGAGGATCAATCCCTTTGTGGCCACGCTTGCGACTATGAGCATCTTTGGCGGTCTTTCCACCACCATCTCGGGCGGGTTCCCGATCTTCGACCTGCCACGGACTTTCACCTTCGCCTTCAATGAGGCTTGGTGGCTGTTCCTGCCTGCACCAGTAACGATCGCCGTCCTCGTCGGACTGGCGCTTCATGTCGTGCTGTCCTCGACGGCGCCGGGACGTGTGCTCTACTTGCTGGGCGACAGTCCGGCGGCGGCTCATGCCGCCGGCCTCAAGGTCCGGCTGCATCTCTGCCTCGCCTATGTGGCTAGCGGCCTGCTCGCGGCGCTGGCAGGGCTGTTGATGACCGCGCAGATCGGCTCCGGAGAACCCAATCTCGGCACCAACCTCGTGCTTGGCAGCATCGCCGCCGCGGTGGTCGGAGGCGCGTCGCTTCGCGGCGGAAGGGGGACGGTGCTGGCCCCTGCTCTGGGCTCCCTGCTCGTCATCGGTTTGTCCGTGGGCATGAACCTGTTGCAGATCAACGGACAGCTTCAGCCGGTGGTCGTCGGTGCCATCCTGATCCTCGGCGCCGCCTTCGACATGTTGCGCTCGCGCGCACGGTGA
- a CDS encoding hydantoinase B/oxoprolinase family protein: MNKMMKPTLDPVTFEVLKNSFISSVDQMAERMLRTCYSFVIYNRDFSNGLHDSDGNSVAQGNQDIAVHVGTLHFTCKDVIRAFEGNMLPGDVYAINDPYAGGTHFSDVRLIRPIFDEDHLIGFSQSNGHWSDLGGSVPGSFDVAAREMFREGMRITPIRLFHGGRFCADVANMIAANTRDPQSIIGDIHSQAQATQVAEGDLLRLVKKYGRSQVMQGMQEVQDYVERAVRQRIAALPDGSWETVDYIDRDPAGGEGMIPIRIKMTMKGDSIHYDFTGSHPTIGSIYNSAPGATFSAVVAGMKTFFPDLPLNSGFYRMIEITAPKNSVVSAEWPVAVTGFLMPFEKIMNSIFEMWSKIMPERAIACAFNLEYLLAGGRDARKEDKPIFMFYEWLPGGWGGRNGKDGADVTTAAFGTGLMSQPNEGNERVNPTRTVEFQILQDSAGPGKWRGGTGVQKTSVLLNSESAVMSYICDRERAVVWGVEGGLPSMPHGLSIKQAGSDQEIWLGSVFSDYPVQTGDQFARPTAGGGGFGDPLERDPAKVVEDVIDDYVSIERAALDYGVVIRAIDPDLCQYEVDTEATEALRAEIRAKRKDWARMDPEEVSRLYKTGKIDKLDVLRRHAVILDWETGDVLEKTTAQFRESFERRTVAHWG; encoded by the coding sequence ATGAACAAGATGATGAAACCGACCCTCGATCCGGTGACCTTCGAGGTGCTGAAAAATTCCTTCATCTCCTCGGTCGACCAGATGGCGGAGCGAATGCTGCGGACTTGCTATTCCTTCGTGATCTACAATCGCGACTTCTCGAACGGCCTGCATGACTCCGACGGGAATTCCGTCGCCCAGGGCAACCAGGATATCGCGGTCCATGTCGGAACGCTGCATTTCACCTGCAAGGACGTGATCCGCGCCTTCGAGGGCAATATGCTGCCGGGCGATGTCTATGCGATCAACGATCCCTATGCCGGAGGAACCCATTTCAGCGATGTCCGCCTGATCCGGCCGATTTTCGACGAGGACCATCTGATCGGCTTCTCACAATCGAACGGACACTGGTCCGATCTTGGCGGCTCGGTGCCCGGTTCGTTTGACGTCGCGGCGCGGGAGATGTTCCGGGAAGGAATGCGGATCACCCCGATAAGGCTGTTCCATGGCGGGCGGTTCTGCGCGGATGTGGCGAACATGATTGCAGCCAACACACGCGATCCTCAATCGATCATCGGCGACATTCATTCGCAGGCCCAGGCCACCCAGGTTGCCGAGGGTGACCTGCTGCGGTTGGTCAAGAAATACGGTCGCAGTCAGGTGATGCAGGGCATGCAGGAAGTGCAGGATTATGTGGAGCGCGCGGTCCGTCAGCGCATTGCCGCCCTGCCGGACGGCAGCTGGGAAACGGTGGATTACATCGATCGCGATCCCGCCGGCGGGGAGGGGATGATACCGATCCGGATCAAGATGACGATGAAGGGCGATAGCATCCATTACGATTTCACTGGAAGCCATCCGACGATTGGGTCGATATACAATTCAGCGCCCGGCGCGACCTTCTCCGCCGTCGTGGCGGGCATGAAGACCTTCTTCCCGGACCTGCCACTGAACAGCGGGTTCTACCGGATGATCGAGATCACCGCGCCAAAGAACAGCGTTGTCAGCGCCGAATGGCCGGTTGCCGTCACGGGCTTCCTGATGCCTTTCGAGAAGATCATGAACTCGATCTTCGAGATGTGGTCGAAGATCATGCCCGAGCGCGCCATCGCCTGCGCGTTCAACCTCGAATATCTTTTGGCTGGCGGCCGCGATGCGCGTAAGGAAGACAAGCCGATCTTTATGTTCTATGAATGGCTTCCGGGTGGCTGGGGCGGGCGCAACGGCAAGGATGGTGCCGATGTGACGACCGCGGCTTTCGGCACAGGTTTGATGTCGCAGCCAAATGAGGGCAACGAGCGGGTGAACCCGACCCGCACCGTCGAATTTCAGATCCTGCAGGATTCGGCCGGTCCCGGTAAGTGGCGTGGCGGCACCGGTGTTCAAAAGACCTCGGTTCTTCTCAACTCGGAAAGCGCGGTGATGTCCTACATCTGCGATCGCGAGCGGGCCGTGGTGTGGGGCGTGGAAGGCGGCCTCCCGTCGATGCCGCACGGCCTGTCGATCAAGCAGGCGGGCAGCGATCAAGAAATCTGGCTCGGCTCGGTGTTCTCCGACTATCCCGTCCAGACGGGCGATCAATTTGCGCGGCCGACCGCCGGCGGCGGCGGATTCGGCGATCCGCTGGAGCGCGACCCCGCCAAAGTCGTGGAGGATGTGATCGACGACTATGTCTCGATCGAGCGCGCCGCTCTTGATTACGGTGTGGTCATCCGGGCGATCGACCCCGATCTCTGCCAGTACGAGGTCGACACCGAAGCCACCGAGGCGCTCCGCGCCGAGATCCGTGCCAAGCGCAAGGACTGGGCGCGGATGGATCCGGAAGAGGTCAGCCGTCTCTACAAGACAGGCAAGATCGACAAGCTGGATGTGCTTCGACGTCACGCGGTGATCCTCGACTGGGAAACCGGTGATGTTCTCGAAAAGACCACGGCGCAGTTCCGCGAAAGCTTCGAGAGACGCACCGTCGCTCATTGGGGCTGA